AGCACATGAACAGCCTGCAAACCCTCCAAGACCCCCAAGAACTAGACAAAGTCCTCCGCACCATCAAAGCCCTCAAAGACTTTGAGAAACAGATTGGCGACATGCTGGGGATAGTGGTGAACCGGTAGTGCAGTTATCAGTAAGCAGTAATTAGTAAACAGTTTTGGGAGCTTCGTTTTTAGCTTGGTTTCTGGAAAAGAGGTCAAAAACGCCATTTGGTACAGACGCTCGCAGGTCCTGCCGGACGCTACGAGGTCTTTTGAGTAGAGGCAGACGGTGAGGATAGTAAGTGGCGTAGGTAACGCGCCAGATACAAGGCAACGCCGTTGTCTCTACAGTAATTTCATGAACCACCCGCCAGCAGGGCGATGAAGGCATTGCAACATCTCCAATACCAATCTGCCAACCCTTGACCGAGGGAAAAGAGACTGGTCAATTTAAGTCTCTTTTCACGAGGGAGAAGGCAACAGCCTGTCAACTTTCAGTGGCTTATGTTTACTATGAAACGAATCACTTCTCACAGTGCACCTCTCCGAGCCCCCGCCCTGTCCGAGCGTTCAGCGAGTTCGGGGGCTCTTGATTCTTTTGGTTACTTTTCTCATCAAGGAGAAAAGTGACAAACGCGAGCAGAAAGTAAGGAAAGAGGATGGTTGGGAAGGCGATATTGGGAGGCAGAGACGGGAGTGTAAACACCCCTCTTCGCTCCCCTCAAGGGGAGAATCTGCGTTGAAAAGCAGCTGTAGTATCACTAAACAAAAAGCGTTTTCACCCTTCTTTCCAAAAAACACCCCAAAAACGCTTCTATTCCCACACACTTCAAGGATACTACTCCCTAACGATGGTTAGGCATAAAAAACCGCTATCTTTGCGCATCCAAAGGCAGAGGTGCTTCTGTTGTGGGAAATCCGCTGCCTTCACTTTATTCTACAGACATGTTAGATAAGATAGAAGACGCCATAGAAGACATTAAAGCGGGCAAGGTGATCATTGTGGTAGATGATGATGACCGTGAGAACGAAGGTGACTTCATTTGCGCCGCTGAGAAAATAACCCCGGAGATCGTCAACTTCATGGCCACCCATGGCCGAGGCCTCATCTGCGCCCCCCTCACCGAGGAGCGCTGCGATGAACTAGGCCTGGAACTGATGGTAGGCCGAAACACCGCGCTGCACGCCACGCCGTTCACCGTGTCAGTAGACTTACTGGGCCATGGCTGTACCACCGGCATATCTGCCTCTGACCGCGCTAAAACCATTCTGGCGCTAGCAGACCCTAACACAGACCCCGCGTCTTTGGGCAAGCCGGGTCACATCTTCCCGCTGCGCGCGCGCAAAGAAGGTGTGATTAGGAGAGCCGGCCACACCGAGGCCGCCGTAGACATTGCCTTGCTGGCGGGTCTGGCTCCGGCTGGGGTATTGGTAGAAATCATGAACGAAGACGGCACCATGGCCCGCATGCCGGACCTGGAAAAAGTAGCCGAGCGCTTCAACCTCAAGCTCATTTCCATCAAGGACCTCATTCAATACAGACTTCAGAAGGAAAGCCTCATTGACCGCGAGATTGCCGTAGAACTACCCACTGACTGGGGAAACTTTGACCTGTACGCCTACACCCAGCGCAGCAACAACGCCAAGCATCTGGCTCTGGTGAAAGGCACTTGGGAAGAAAACGAACCTGTACTGGTACGCGTGCACTCCTCTTGCGTAACCGGTGATATCTTCGGGTCTTGCCGTTGCGATTGCGGACCGCAGTTGCACCGCGCCATGGAAATCATTGAGCAGGAAGGCAAAGGCGTAATCGTATACATGAACCAGGAAGGCCGCGGCATTGGCTTGTTGAATAAACTGAAGGCCTACAAGTTGCAGGAGCAAGGTCTGGACACCGTAGAAGCTAATTTGCAATTGGGCTTCGGGACAGATGAGCGTGACTATGGCGTAGGGGCGCAGATTTTAAGAGACCTGGGCGTAACCAAAATGCGCCTGCTTTCTAACAATCCGCGCAAGCGTACCGGCCTCATTGGCTACGGTCTGGAGATTGTGGAGCAGCTGCCCATTGAGATTGCCCCCAATGAGCACAACCAGCGCTACCTCACCACCAAGCGCGACAAGCTGGGACACACCATCATGAAAAGCAGCAAATAGGCGTTTTTGCCCTGTTTTCACCAAAAGAGGCGAAAAACGGAAACCCACCCGGGAATCCGTTTTTCGCCTTTTCTTTTTGCCTCTAATTCAGGCCTGATTCTTGCATTTGATTCGTAAATAAAGGGATAGGTTTCTGGCATCTGGCCATGCGTTGGAAGATACGGTACGTGCACCTTTCTTCGTTCTAATAGGCTGGGTTGGAATAACTTTATTGTTGTTAATTTAGTATATAGCAATATCAGAATATAACAGGGGGAAATATGAATTGGATGAAGATGGTTAGGAAAGCGCTGGGTCTTTTGGTGCTGGCGGTTTTGTTCTCAGTCCAGGCCAGGGCGCAGGCGTCTGGGCTGGTAGATGAATGGTCAATGGGTAAAATCTATCTGGCCAACGGCGACTCTCTGAATGGGAAAATCACCTATCACAGAACCGAGGACCTCATTAAGGTAGTGAAGGAAGACGGCTCTGTAGTGGCGTATGCTCCCGTGGCCGTGCGCGGGTTTGAGGCCGTAGACAAAGACGGGCGCTTTAGGAGAGTGTTCGTGACGCATAAATGGAACTTCGGGAATGACTACAGTGATTTTCTGGCCCCGGCGTTCTTTGAGCAGATTGCCATTGGCAAATACGGGTTGCTGCGCCGGGAGACCACCGTTAGGAAAGACATTAGCCGTGACCCTTATTATCGGAACATGGGTGGATATTATCCGGCGGGCGGTTATCCTCCAGGGGGCGTTCCCTATTACGTAGATGCGCGGCAAGACATTTTTTTTCTGTTGTTGCCCAATGGAAAGGTGAAGGAGCTCAGAAACGTGAAGAAGGACCTGGAAGCCATCTTCGGGAAGAAGAACGGCCAGATGAAATCGTACATCAAGCAAAACAAGCTCAAGTATACCAGCCTGCCAGACTTGGTGAAGATCGTCAACTACTTCGGGACAATCTCATAAGTTGATGAAAGGGAAGTGTGGAAGGCTAGAGGTAGAATCTTATATTGAGTTCTAAAGCCAAATTCAAAATTTTATCTACTTCTTATGCAATTCAACTTACTACCTGTAAAGCTGGTTTTTTCTGTGCTTCTGTTTTTCTGGGGGCCTTCTCTTTTTGCACAAGTTGTTTCAGGCAATGCGGCAAAGGACAGTGTTTCACAGCATGCAAGTATCAATCAGAAGTTGAAAGGAAAAGTGTTTCTGGCCAATGGACAATCCCTAACAGGAGTCATCACTTTTTATCACCAGCTTGAACTAGTGCGCGTAAAATTACCAGACATTACAGAGGCTGCGCTTTCTCCTATTGCCGTCCGGTACATTGAGGCGGTAGATTTACAGGATGGGTATACCCGGCATTTTAAAGTATTGCCTTATAACGGGCTAGGGAAGGGGTACAGAAACGTGCCTACTTATTTTGAGGAAGTAGTGCCGGGCGCATATACCTTGCTCTTGCGCAGAACGGCAAAAACCATTTATGCCAACCCCACACGAGTACCTACCTTGAATGTTCAATTTGATCCTCCTTCAAGTACTCTTGCGCCATCTGCCGCAGACCAGATCGGATACAAATTCTTTTTACAGATGCGAGGGCAAGATCCGGTGGCCTTGGAAAACCCCAGGAAAGAGCTACCTCCTCTCTATGGCGTCCATGCCAATGCCATGCGGAAGTTTGTCAGACTACACCAGCTGGACTACGGAAACCCCAATCATTTAATCAAGATTGTGGAGCAATGGAATATGCTGGCTAAATAATAAGTTTCAAACAGAAAGGCCTCTCCCATGGGAGAGGCCTTTCTGTTTGAATATGGTAAAACTCGTCTACAAATCTCGCTGGCGCAGCAACTGATAGCTAAGAAAGCAGAACAAGGCAATGTACAATATAACCGGTATCAAAGCTTGGGCCGGGGTGAGGGACTCTGTCTCGCCTAGGACCATCTGCACCAGTGCACTGTTGGGGTTTGGCGTGAGACTGGCCATGGCTTTAATGGGCATGAACTTGTCCACGGCGTCTGGCAGCTTCCAATGGATGAGCGGTTCTGCAATGAGCGTGTAGGCCATGAAGGCCAAAATGGCCAGGCCGCTCTTTTTAATAAGAAAGCCAAAAAACATGGCTAGCGCCAGGTACCCCAGCAACTGCAAAAGGTAATAGCCCAGTGCCTGAATGCCTGAGAACATAGTGCCGGCATCCACCGCTTTGCCATAAATTATCCCGAAGCCAAGCCCCAGCAGCAGCGCAAACAAGACGCAGACCAAGCTCAACAGCACCCCCGAAGAGAACTTGCCCTTCACCACATCTGCTCTGGAAAAACCGTCAATGATTTGCTGCCGCAGCGTCCTGAACGTGTACTCGTCTGTGACCAAAATCAAAAGCAGAATGCAGGGAATTAAGTTGAGGTAGCTGGACACGTAGACAATGTGCGTCCAGATTTTGGGGAACTGGTACAGCTCTGCACCGGCCATCTGTCCGTTTATCTGCACGTGGCCGCGGGCGTAAAAGAACACGTACATGAGCAGCAGTTGCAAGCCCAGGATCACCCAGAAGGTGCGGTAGGGGAGAATCTTCTTTAGTTCTATGCGCAGCAATGAGATCATACGGCGGTGTCTGCTTTAATAATTTCCATGAATTGACTTTCCAGGCTCTTTTTGCGCACGTTCAGTTGCCCCAGGGCAATGCCGGCCTCAAAGAAAGCACGGTTGAGGTCTGAGCTGCTGGCTCCCTGCTGGAGGGTTAGCTGCACCTGCTGCTGCAACACACGGGCCTCTGCCACCAGCGGTAATCCCTGCGCTATCTGCACCAGTTGCTCCAAAGAAGCACCGCCGTTTATAAACACCAGGTCGTTGGTGGCCATGATGGACTGCACGGGCCCTTCTACCTTTAATTTACCGGCGCGAAGTACGGCCATATGAGTGCAGACTTTTTCTACCTCGTCCAACAAATGACTGGCCAGCAGAATAGTCTTTCCTTGTTGGGCTACGTTGAGAATCAGCTCCCGCACTTCCGCTATGCCTTCGGGGTCCAGGCCGTTGGTGGGTTCATCCAAAACCAATACTTCTGGATCACCCAGCAGAGCCGCGCCAATGGCCAGGCGTTGTTTCATGCCCAGGGAATAGCCTTTAAAGTCATTGTGCTGCCGATGGGCCAGGCCCACTGTTTCCAGCACGTGTTGGATCTGCGCGTGCGGCACCTGCTTAATATCAGCAGTTATTCTCAGGTTCTGGAAACCGTTGAGGTAGGGATAGAAGTTGGGCGTCTCCAGCAAGGCGCCAATGCGGCGCTTGGTAGACTTGGAGGGTGCCTCGCCGAACCACCGGAACGTACCGGCTGTTGGGTTGATTACATCCAGGACAATGCCCAGCGTGGTGGTTTTTCCGCTTCCGTTGGGTCCCAGCAGTCCATAAATGCTTCCCTCAGGTACGCTGATGGATAATTGGTCCAGGGCCTGCACGGACTTGTACCGCTTGCTCAGTCCCTGTATGTCTAATACGTTTGCCAAATCTGTCTTTGCTTAGAGAATGGCCTGCTTTGGCCTTTCTACAAAGCTAGAAGGATTTAAGAGAATTACGAATCTTGAATATTTATCTCTAAAAACAGAAAGCCCGCTGAGCGGGCTTTCTGTTTTTAGCGTGTTTTGGCTAAAATGGGCAAAAAACGGAGGTTTTAGTTTTTCTTTTTCCTCGGCGGCGGCGGCGGTGCCATTTCATCCACGATTACATTGGGTGGTGAAGGTGGCTGGTTCTTCTTTTTAACTTTTGGCGGCGCCGGCGGAGCCATCTCGTTTACCTCTACCCGAACTGGCGGCGGAGGCGGTGGCAAGGTTCCAAACTTTTTCTCAAAGGCGGCTCTGCCTTCTGCCGTAGCCTCAAATGATTCCACCTCGCCATTATTTAGAATGACATGGAATGCATCCTCTTCGGCGCTAATGCCTCTTACATTGGGATTGCGTTTTTTAAAATCTGCCGGCAATTCCACATTCATGGGTGGTGGGGGCGGAGGTGGGGCTAACGAAGCATCTGGCGCGTTGGGTGCAGCTGGGGCAGGTGGTGGCGGTGGAGGTGAGGGCACTGTCCCGTATTTCTTCTCAGCCGCGGCCATTCCTTTTGGTGTTCTTGGATACACTTCGGTCTTGCCAGATTTTAGGTGCACGTACAGGTTCTCTTCATTCCAGCCTAACTTGGCAATCGTAGGGTTTCTCCGCAAGAAAACATCATAGTCATCCTGTGGCGAGATGATATTCTTACCTTCTTGAGAGGTCTGTTCCAAGATGGAGACAGGAGAAGTCTGCGCCAATCCCTGCAAAGAGAAAAGCGAGAGGGCCAGGGCCGGAATAGCTACCAGAAAACGCGCTTGCTGTACCCGGGTAGAGGGAGCTTTGTTCATCATCATGATTCGGTGTTTAAGTGAATGGTAGTTAAAGGAAGATGCGAAAGTGACTGGCGACGCCCCAGCCGTTTGCAGAAGCGAGAATTGATACTGCTTTTTATCTATGCCAGCCTGCAAGGTTTGCTGGTCGGTTAAGAACTCAAGATTCTGTTTTAATGCAACGCGCAAAAGCCAGACGGCCGGGTTAAACCAATGGAACAGGCAGGTCACTTCTACCAGCAGAATATCCAGCGTATGCCACTGGGTTACGTGCGTGTGCTCATGCTTGAGAATGGGTAACCAATCCTGCTCGGGGTGCTGGCTCGGATTAAAGTAAATGGTGTTGGCAAATGAAAAAGGCGGGAAAGCAACTGGCAACTCTCTAAAGGGGATTCCCTGAAAAGCCGCTTTCTGTGACTGTCTGTGCAGTTTGTACAGAGAAACCATCTGCACTAACAACCTTATAGCCATTACGCCTACGCCCAGCCAAAAGAGGTAAACTGGGATCTGCCAATAATTAAAAGCAGATTCTTCACTTGCAATAGTAGCTGGAAAGGTCCACGTACCCGAAAACGTGGTAATGGTCTGGTATACTTTCTCATTTTTGCTGAACAGCTCTGTTAAATCAAAAAGTGGCAAAAGGCTGGCCACCACCAAACCAAGCGCCAGAAACCAGCGATTGAACTGGTAGAAGGTTGTGGGCCGCAGCACCAACTGGTAGGTGAGATAGAGCAGGGTAATCCCAATATTCACCTGAAGCAGATAAAGGAGGAGCGCTGGCATATCAGTTGGGTTTTTGGTTTTCAATCATGTCCATAATCTCTTTCAGTTCCTGGGGGCTCAGCTGTTTCTCCTTCACGAAGAACGCCACCAGCTCTTTGTAGGAGTTCTGGAAGTAGTTGCCCACAAAGCCCTTCATGAACTTCTTCTTGTATTCCTCTGCTTTGATGAGCGGCAAATACCGGTAGGTGTTGCCAAGTTTCTCACCCTGCACAAAGGCCTTCTTCTCCAAGTTCTTGACGGTAGAAGCCAGCGTGGTGTAAGGCGGCTTGGGTTCGGGGAGCCTGTCCAGGAAATCCTTGATGAAGCCGCCCTGGGTTTCCCAGATGACCTGCATGGCTTCCTCTTCTTGTTGCGTCAGCTTTTCCATGAGTTCTATTTTTGTGCGAAAGATTCGTAGTTTTACGATTGTTTAGTAATTCTACGAAAAATTCGTAATAAGTTGTATGCTTGGTGAGAAATTATTTTTTTAAAAAATGCAAAAACCCTCTTCTGCTTTGTAGAAGAGGGTTTTTGCAAGGAATCGTTTTTAGCCTGTTTTCACTAAAACAAGCCAAAAACGATTAAAGACTACTGCACCGGCAAAGCGCCACCTAACCAGCGGGCCACCGGGTAGCGGTTGAGGGTGTTCTCAAAATGCGGCGTGTTGCGGTACACAAAGTTTAGCTGGGCCTGCGCGCTTTTAGCTAGGTTAGGGTCTTTGGTTTTAGCCTCTTCTAATGCGGCTTTCAATTTTCCGTCATCCTTTAAATACTGTGCGGCAAGGTCTTCAAACACATAGGCAGAAAAGTGTTCCTTCTGGCCTAGAATAGAGTCAAAGAAATTCCACGCGAAGTAAGAGTCCGGCGCCTGTGGTTCCAGCACTTCTACCAAAAAGCGGTTGCTTACTTGGTTGAGGTACACTATGTAATCACCGGCGTAGTATTGGATGGGCTGTTGCACTTTGCGCAGTTGTACGTCGGTGTGCAGGTAATGGCCTTCATACGGACGTTGACCAGTCTTGTAATCGGTGATGTAATAGGTTTCTGGGGTTAGGAGGGTGTCTTTGCTCAGGCGCTTTAACGTGACTTGGTTTTGCTGAAGGCGCTCAATGACCTCGGTCCAGGCCTGCGGAATGAGGTAGGCCACAGGTTTGGTGACTGTCAGGGTAGGCGTAAAGGTGTCGAAGAACTTGACCGGACGCGTGAAGGGTGCTTTGCGGTCATAATACAGACGCTCCAAATCGCTTACCTCGCTGACTTTGTATTTGGCTTCGTAGCCTTTGAACTGGATGGTTTCTTCCTGCGTGGTGTCTGGGGTCCAGTTCAAGACATATTGTTGCTGGCTGAGCAAGGCGGCGCGGTCCTGCTGACGAGCGGCTTGAATGGTCTTTCCGTTCTTGCCGGCGTAGTCCAGGAACTCCAGCATGAGGTCATAGGTAGAAGCCACGCGCTTGTCAAAGGCCTTGAGCATGTGGGTCTCCGGGATGAAGCCTAAGGTTTGGAACAAAGTGGTATAGCCCGAGGCATAGCGCGGCAAATCACTGAAGCCGAAGATGCCGGTTTCTGGCGTTTCGCCGCGAGAGTTCACGTAGGGCACCAGCGGCCACTTGCGCTTCTCCATGCCCTTGTACAAAGCCGGAATCATCTGCTGTTTCAGGTGCTTGCCCAAAGCGCCGCCCAGTTTGTTGTGCTGCGTGGGAATGAGCGTCATGGTGTACTGGTAGTCGGCGCCGTTGCTGGTGTGGTTGTCCACGAAAATCTCTGGGTCCCAGGTCCTGAAGATGGTGGCGAAGGTTTTGGCGTTCTTGGAGTCTTCTTTGATGAAATCGCGGTTCAGGTCTAGGTTGCGGGCGTTGCCTCTAAAGCCGTAGCTCACCGGACCGTTCTGGTTGGTACGTGTGTGACTGTTTCTGTTCAGAGCGCCGCCTATGTTGTAAATAGGAATAATGACCAGCACCACGTTGTCCAGCTGCGCCTTCAGCTTTTTGTTCTGCATCAGGTCGCGCGCCAGCATCATGGTGGCGTCAATGCCTTCGGGCTCTCCCGGGTGAATGCCATTCTGAATCAGAATCACCGTCTTCCCTTTCTGGTGCACGGATACCGGGTCAAAATCCTGATCCGTGGAGATAATCACCGTGTGCAGAGGCTTGCCGGCATCGGTCATGCCAATAGATGCCATCTTTATCTCTGGGTAGGCCTGGTCCAGGCGTTGATAATAGGCAATGCATTCTTCATAGGTAGCCGTCTGCGTTTTTTTGCTTTTCTCATAAGGCGTCTGCCAATCTTGAGTAGGCGAGGTTTGCAACAGGAAACTGGTGAGAAGGGAAAGAACCGTGAGAAGCATTGCTGTGCTGTTTAAGAGAGAATAGGAAGGTCGTTTTTAGCCTGTTTTCCGGAAATCAGGCTAAAAACGAAAAAGGTAAAAATGTATTGAGTTAGTACCGGCGGGCAGGAGTAGTCCCGAAGACGCTTTGGTCTAAGCTGTACCGGCCAGGCCCGATAAAGAACAAACTGAAGAACAGAATGGCCGCCTCTAAGGCATGGGAGTAGCCGCCAAAACCGTCACCTGACACGAAATGCATATACGCTGCTACCAACATGGTGCAGAACATCAACACCATGGCCGGCCGGAAAAATAAGCCTAGAATCATCAGCAAGCCACCGCCTGCCTCGGCAAAGGCGGCTAAAAATCCCCAGATTGTTGCGCCCTGCGTAATGCTCAGCGTACCCATGGCCCCGCCAACCTTCGCCCACGTTTCTGGTCCGCCGGTAATCTTTGGCCAGCCGTGCACAATGAACATAATGCCAATGCCCACCCTAAGAATCAATAACCCGAGGTCTTGGTAACGGTAGTTGTTTTTCAAGAATTGCATGTTGGTTTGGGGGAGTAAAAAGTTAGTTAGGTTTGGAATATCAGGCTAAAATCTGAAAAAAATCTTTACCATGATGCATCCCTCGTCAGGAAAGCATGTCTTTCCTTTATTAGCTTAAAAATGACAGATATAGAAATCTGCTTTTCTAAGACCAAAACCACCTGAAACCAAAACCAAACGCATATGAAAAACCTGTTTCTCCTCTTGTTGGCATTCATCGCCATGCCGTTTTCTCTTTTGGCGCAAACCACCGTTCCGGCTTCTGAGGTCATTGCCCGCATTAATCGCGGCGAGCGCGTGACCTACAAGAACGTGACCATAACCGGCGCGCTGGATTTAACGCAGTTGCAGAACAAGACCCTGGTGTCTACCAATAATAAAGGCAAAGACGCCGTTTCTCCGCAACGTGAGTACCTGAGCAAAGTAACCGCCCCGCTCACCTTTGAGAACTGCACCTTTCAAGGCGATGTGCTGGCCTACTACAACCCAGACAACCTAGAAGACGAGAAGCCTCAACCAATGAAGCGCGATCAGAAGAACGAAATCTTCAACACCGATTTTGAAGCCGCCGTGACCTTCGCGAACTGCGTGTTTGAGGGAAAGACGGCGTTTAAATATTCTACCTTTAAAGACGCCGTTTCTTTTGCCGGCAGCACCTTCAAAAAAGAAGCGCTGTTCAAGTACATGAAAGTGCAAGAAACCGTTGATTTCAGCAAAGCCAAGTTCTTAGGAGATGCCACGTTCAAGTATGTGAAGTTCCCAGAGGCGGCCAGGTTCAGCGGTGCCTTGTTTGAAGAAACCGCCGATTTTAAATACGCTGAGTTCAAAGACGGCGCAGATTTCCAGAAGGCTCGGTTCACCGGACTGGCAGATTTCAAATATTCCCAACTGAAAGGTGATGTGACATTTGCCGGTGCCACCCGCACCGGCGACCTGGACGTGAAGTATGCCACTGTCAACAACTCTAAACCTGGCTCCTCTCTGATTGAAGTTGCCAAGTAAGAGGTTAATTTTTAAACAGAACGGGCGGCTACTGTAAAGTGGCCGCCCGTTCTGTTTAAGCAGCAGAAAGAATTTAGAAAAGCATAACACTAGTCACCTTGGTGTCTGCCGGCACGGTGCCCACTTTCAGCTTTGACACTTCAGCGGCTGGCATGCCGCTTACATCCAAGACAAAGCTCATCTTGTTGTCTTCTGAGATTGCTACAAAATTGCCTTCGCCCTGGGCTACGTTTTTGATGTTCATTGCGGCCTTTAAATCTTTGTAGGTAGAGCCAACGCCAATGCCGTTCTGGGTTTTAAAAGCAGGATTCAGTACCGTGATGCGCCATACTTTGCAGGCGGTTCCTTTGCATTGCTGTTCCACGCGTAGGTCGGTGCGGTTGCGCTCACCTAGCACCTCATAGGCTTTCACGGTGGTGCCCTCTTGTTGCAGTTCTACCTCTTTGAGCTTGTTGTAGCCGTACTGTTT
The nucleotide sequence above comes from Nibribacter ruber. Encoded proteins:
- a CDS encoding bifunctional 3,4-dihydroxy-2-butanone-4-phosphate synthase/GTP cyclohydrolase II, which translates into the protein MLDKIEDAIEDIKAGKVIIVVDDDDRENEGDFICAAEKITPEIVNFMATHGRGLICAPLTEERCDELGLELMVGRNTALHATPFTVSVDLLGHGCTTGISASDRAKTILALADPNTDPASLGKPGHIFPLRARKEGVIRRAGHTEAAVDIALLAGLAPAGVLVEIMNEDGTMARMPDLEKVAERFNLKLISIKDLIQYRLQKESLIDREIAVELPTDWGNFDLYAYTQRSNNAKHLALVKGTWEENEPVLVRVHSSCVTGDIFGSCRCDCGPQLHRAMEIIEQEGKGVIVYMNQEGRGIGLLNKLKAYKLQEQGLDTVEANLQLGFGTDERDYGVGAQILRDLGVTKMRLLSNNPRKRTGLIGYGLEIVEQLPIEIAPNEHNQRYLTTKRDKLGHTIMKSSK
- a CDS encoding ABC transporter permease subunit — protein: MISLLRIELKKILPYRTFWVILGLQLLLMYVFFYARGHVQINGQMAGAELYQFPKIWTHIVYVSSYLNLIPCILLLILVTDEYTFRTLRQQIIDGFSRADVVKGKFSSGVLLSLVCVLFALLLGLGFGIIYGKAVDAGTMFSGIQALGYYLLQLLGYLALAMFFGFLIKKSGLAILAFMAYTLIAEPLIHWKLPDAVDKFMPIKAMASLTPNPNSALVQMVLGETESLTPAQALIPVILYIALFCFLSYQLLRQRDL
- a CDS encoding ABC transporter ATP-binding protein; translation: MANVLDIQGLSKRYKSVQALDQLSISVPEGSIYGLLGPNGSGKTTTLGIVLDVINPTAGTFRWFGEAPSKSTKRRIGALLETPNFYPYLNGFQNLRITADIKQVPHAQIQHVLETVGLAHRQHNDFKGYSLGMKQRLAIGAALLGDPEVLVLDEPTNGLDPEGIAEVRELILNVAQQGKTILLASHLLDEVEKVCTHMAVLRAGKLKVEGPVQSIMATNDLVFINGGASLEQLVQIAQGLPLVAEARVLQQQVQLTLQQGASSSDLNRAFFEAGIALGQLNVRKKSLESQFMEIIKADTAV
- a CDS encoding M56 family metallopeptidase encodes the protein MPALLLYLLQVNIGITLLYLTYQLVLRPTTFYQFNRWFLALGLVVASLLPLFDLTELFSKNEKVYQTITTFSGTWTFPATIASEESAFNYWQIPVYLFWLGVGVMAIRLLVQMVSLYKLHRQSQKAAFQGIPFRELPVAFPPFSFANTIYFNPSQHPEQDWLPILKHEHTHVTQWHTLDILLVEVTCLFHWFNPAVWLLRVALKQNLEFLTDQQTLQAGIDKKQYQFSLLQTAGASPVTFASSFNYHSLKHRIMMMNKAPSTRVQQARFLVAIPALALSLFSLQGLAQTSPVSILEQTSQEGKNIISPQDDYDVFLRRNPTIAKLGWNEENLYVHLKSGKTEVYPRTPKGMAAAEKKYGTVPSPPPPPPAPAAPNAPDASLAPPPPPPPMNVELPADFKKRNPNVRGISAEEDAFHVILNNGEVESFEATAEGRAAFEKKFGTLPPPPPPVRVEVNEMAPPAPPKVKKKNQPPSPPNVIVDEMAPPPPPRKKKN
- a CDS encoding BlaI/MecI/CopY family transcriptional regulator — protein: MEKLTQQEEEAMQVIWETQGGFIKDFLDRLPEPKPPYTTLASTVKNLEKKAFVQGEKLGNTYRYLPLIKAEEYKKKFMKGFVGNYFQNSYKELVAFFVKEKQLSPQELKEIMDMIENQKPN
- a CDS encoding M14 family metallopeptidase; this encodes MLLTVLSLLTSFLLQTSPTQDWQTPYEKSKKTQTATYEECIAYYQRLDQAYPEIKMASIGMTDAGKPLHTVIISTDQDFDPVSVHQKGKTVILIQNGIHPGEPEGIDATMMLARDLMQNKKLKAQLDNVVLVIIPIYNIGGALNRNSHTRTNQNGPVSYGFRGNARNLDLNRDFIKEDSKNAKTFATIFRTWDPEIFVDNHTSNGADYQYTMTLIPTQHNKLGGALGKHLKQQMIPALYKGMEKRKWPLVPYVNSRGETPETGIFGFSDLPRYASGYTTLFQTLGFIPETHMLKAFDKRVASTYDLMLEFLDYAGKNGKTIQAARQQDRAALLSQQQYVLNWTPDTTQEETIQFKGYEAKYKVSEVSDLERLYYDRKAPFTRPVKFFDTFTPTLTVTKPVAYLIPQAWTEVIERLQQNQVTLKRLSKDTLLTPETYYITDYKTGQRPYEGHYLHTDVQLRKVQQPIQYYAGDYIVYLNQVSNRFLVEVLEPQAPDSYFAWNFFDSILGQKEHFSAYVFEDLAAQYLKDDGKLKAALEEAKTKDPNLAKSAQAQLNFVYRNTPHFENTLNRYPVARWLGGALPVQ
- a CDS encoding DoxX family protein, yielding MQFLKNNYRYQDLGLLILRVGIGIMFIVHGWPKITGGPETWAKVGGAMGTLSITQGATIWGFLAAFAEAGGGLLMILGLFFRPAMVLMFCTMLVAAYMHFVSGDGFGGYSHALEAAILFFSLFFIGPGRYSLDQSVFGTTPARRY
- a CDS encoding pentapeptide repeat-containing protein — encoded protein: MKNLFLLLLAFIAMPFSLLAQTTVPASEVIARINRGERVTYKNVTITGALDLTQLQNKTLVSTNNKGKDAVSPQREYLSKVTAPLTFENCTFQGDVLAYYNPDNLEDEKPQPMKRDQKNEIFNTDFEAAVTFANCVFEGKTAFKYSTFKDAVSFAGSTFKKEALFKYMKVQETVDFSKAKFLGDATFKYVKFPEAARFSGALFEETADFKYAEFKDGADFQKARFTGLADFKYSQLKGDVTFAGATRTGDLDVKYATVNNSKPGSSLIEVAK
- a CDS encoding DUF1131 domain-containing protein, giving the protein MKKTFLALSTCLLLASCGTDSATTTTKEDSLAQAAEEAKEEELTPEPDATETETMDDNAIEEVIADEVSAGTSTSASRAPGTENPLFNLSIQKGQAGAVKIGMTIEELQKQYGYNKLKEVELQQEGTTVKAYEVLGERNRTDLRVEQQCKGTACKVWRITVLNPAFKTQNGIGVGSTYKDLKAAMNIKNVAQGEGNFVAISEDNKMSFVLDVSGMPAAEVSKLKVGTVPADTKVTSVMLF